A segment of the Populus alba chromosome 9, ASM523922v2, whole genome shotgun sequence genome:
TTGTCATCGTGCTAATTTAGATGTGTCGTTTGCATAACATGCCATGGTGGGGTATGAAAAGGACACGACCTGCCGTCTAGACCAAGTCTTCCACCACTTGCACGAGTCAACTTTGGAATCTACCACAATGTTTCCCGTTGACCAGTCTtcgtggaaaaaataaattatcagaagaaaaggaaacttcTACATTACTTCGCATTAAAGTGCTGATAATTGACGTTATAGATCGCTGCATTTTTCCCCACTCAGAATGGCTACTCGCACAGCTTCCAGTTCGTGTGTGTACACGACTGTGGACTTGCTTAAAAAGGAATTGGATATTTGGATTGATGAGTTATTGAGGTAATCgattaattcataaattattttttgttaattatttttatcaaaattatgttggtttttttaagaaaatattggcATTGACTGATAAGAGTTTGAATCAAAAttaggttaattatttttattaaaattacaattaattttttttaaaaaaataaagtttaaatcaGGTTTAATTGAAACCGTtcaattagttattaaaaacttGTGTGGTCAGTtaaatttatcttattaaatttaatcaaaaatttaattagattagatttcttaaaattttgatgtttaatCCACCTACCAAACGAAGCTGAATTTAACAGATTCAAGAACAAGATTAGTCGGTCTTAGAAAAAGAAACTTCAGAGCACATGATTTTATTGCTTTGAGAGTCACAATTATACCGTAATCTATACACAGTCACTAAGAacccagaagaaaaaaaaaaaaaacacgaaataAATGAACTTGATGGTATTTAGAAAATCCTGCATAATTGATTTTGTCCATGAATATAGAACTCAAAGGTCTTTTAGAGTCCAGTTTCATTGATGCTTCATCCaaatatttccttttttaatcTCTTCCTGTTCAAATTAGTGTCATGTTTGATAATTTTCCCGTTCTGTTCTTCCTTTTTTACTTCAATGGTGGATATTTTACACTCCATTTTCTCCTGTCTTGGATTAAACACCTGAAAGATTAAAGAAAAGGTTGTCTCAAGATACGAACAGACTCGTAGATTTCTGCTGATGAACAAgaaaaggtttatttttttgttatagatggaaaagtggaaaaaaagaaagcttttTGGGTAATAAAgatggatttttgttgttttcaccGGCAATCACAtgcaagaaaggaaaagaaaagggagtttGATTACGATCTCCTTCCCTGTGTTTTCTCAGGAAGAAACAAGTACTATATGGCTCTTTCCGGTTTTTGGTCCCATCCTCCTCTGTGTGTTTTGGTCGAAGAAACAAATATATGTGCATTTTCTTGGTTAAATAGCATGCTCATGACAAATTTTCTCTTATAAACTAAGTTTATAGCATAGATAAAAGAAACATGAGATGTAATTAAAGAGTAATTTTTGAATTGGGTTAGTgggataaaatattattttatcttctttttttgtttctagtttttatatattataaatatcaagtAATTACACCTGgagaacaatataaaaaaattattaaaaatatacataagatataatttattctaaaatacttatatatatatatatatatatattgattatctTTTAAAGAAGACTATATCTCTTGATCATTGAATATGAGAAATtgctaattaaatttaatatcaatttaagGCTGGTTTGGTAGAACAGTGCACCATTGCTAAATGTACTCTGAATAGCTTATTGCAAATTCTTTTTCCTACCAGTATTGATGATCTATTAGAGAGTTTGATagagatttttaataaatattttttatttaaaaatatattaatataatttttttatttttaaaatttttatttttaataacaacatattagaataatttaaaactatttgaACAATCAGTTAAAGGAACATGAATCGATGAATTATGAATgcatatataattgaaaaatataagaaacaaatactagatagagagagaagtattaaaaacaaagtgtattaaaaaataaaatattttatgattattttaagtattaaaataatttcatgataatgaaaataattttatgattattttaagTTGCTTAATtggttgatttgtttttatcactAAGAATaatcaatttgataattttatgattagCATAGAAGAAGAATAAATCAAGGCAGGCGGCGGACCAATTTAACATCTTTCCAATACCcgttaaataaaatcatcaccCCGAATTATTCAATAGAAATGATCAACCCaagtgaatttttttctaaaaaggaaaatactaaaatcttatcattaaatatttgaaatttacaCAAACCACGTAACTACAACAATACCCCCAACAGCCACCAACCCCACGACCACCACTTCCTCTTAACACCGCCACCAGCCGACATCACGATGGAATTCGTAAATTGCAGAATTAGGAGACCTCCATTAAATCCTTTGAAGCTTCTCACCCTTAACAACAGGATTAGCCTTAGCGATCTGTTCTTTACCTAAGCTCTTAAAATCAAACTCGCAATCATGTTGTTCTGGGTACCTATGCGTTCCACAAAACACCATACCACACCTGCAATTAAATCCCGTCAACCCTACGCGCCTCCTACATGTCAAGCACCTATTTGGCTTCTGCTGTGGAACCACGACCGTAGGTTCAGCCTTAAACTCCCCCTTTTCATCACCGTCCACCACCAACACAGGAGCTATCTGGTTCTTTATAACATCGACGGTTGGGgatgaaaaggaagaaacagAAGCAGATGATGATGGGGCTAGGAGCTGATTCAGGGGCTGTGATTGACGAAGATCACCATAACATTTAGAACACAGATTTTGAGTTGCTGGGCTTCCAAAAAAACCGCAGTTGTTTACGCAGAGACGTGGTTCTTGGCATCGGTGTTGTTCTTCTGCCATTGTCTTTCAAGATTTCTTGATTTCCTTGTTTTAATCTaacacacaaaaagaaaaaagaaaaaaatccaagatttagaaacagacaacaacaacaacgctAGCTGCGCTCGGCTACAACAAATCAAACATATTACCT
Coding sequences within it:
- the LOC118035670 gene encoding zinc finger A20 and AN1 domain-containing stress-associated protein 3, with translation MAEEQHRCQEPRLCVNNCGFFGSPATQNLCSKCYGDLRQSQPLNQLLAPSSSASVSSFSSPTVDVIKNQIAPVLVVDGDEKGEFKAEPTVVVPQQKPNRCLTCRRRVGLTGFNCRCGMVFCGTHRYPEQHDCEFDFKSLGKEQIAKANPVVKGEKLQRI